The uncultured Methanobrevibacter sp. genome contains the following window.
GGCAACATTTTTATCATTGGGTGTTGAATCCGCTCCAGACAGAGCAGAATATGAAGATAGATTAGAAAAAATGCCTAAACCGACCCGTGAAATGTTCAGGCACGGTGAAAGAATATATTGTGATTTTGATACAGCAAAAGAGAGTATTAAATCAAGACCTGTTTATGATGAAGGCCAATATGTGATTTTTAAAGGTATTGAAAATTTAACAGAAGATGAAATTCCAAAATCAGTTATATTTACTGTTAATCCTATTGAACTGACTGCATTGCTTCAAATCAATTCATCATTTAGAGATAACAATGCATGTATCCTGACTCCTCAGGCATCAGCATGCCAGGCGATTGGAAACTTTGTGTTTAGAGAAGCTGAAAGTGATGATCCTAAACCGATTTTAGGTCCTATTGATTTTGCGGGACGTTCCAAAATGAAACATTTCATCCCAAACGATTATATGACAGTGTCAATGCCATGGGAGTTGTTTTTAAAACTTGAAGAGGTTGGACAAAACAGTGTTCTTCAAACTGATTTGTGGAAAAAATTCAAATAAGAATTGGAATTTACAATTCTTATTTTTCTCATTTTAAATATAATTATACAAGTTTAATTAATATCAAAACTAAAGTATAATCCATGAAAAAATTAATCTCTCCGATGAAAAATAAAATCGGTTACATTTTTGCCATATTCCTGTTTTTACTTGTTCAGGTCTACTGTGATTTGACACTGCCGCAGTATACTGCAAATATTGTAAATACAGGTATTCAAAACACCGATTTTAATTATATTGCAGCCATTGGAGAGATGATGCTTTTGATGGTGGCAATATCTGCTCTTGCAACTATTGCAGTGTCCTATTTTTCAAGCAGAGTTTCATCAGGCTATGCAAAGGATCTGAGAAAAATAGTCTATTCAAAAGTTTTAAAGTTCTCAAATCATGAACTGAATGAAATTTCAAGATCTTCTCTTATTACAAGGTCAACCAATGACATCAACCAGCTTCAAAGCATTCTTGGAATGATTTTTACAACACTCATATTCGCTCCGATGCTGGGTGTAGGAAGTATCATTAAAGCCTTTGAACTTGGAACAGACCTTTCATGGATTATTGCAGTTACATTCATAACCGTCATTATTGTTCTTATAGTCATTATGGTAAAGGTGATTCCCTACTTTAAGATAACACAGGAAATCATTGATAAAATCAACAAGACATCAAGAGAAATTTTAATTGGAATACCAGTAATCAAAGCCTTTGTAAGGCAGGATTACGAAGAGGCGAAATTCCAGAAAATCAACAGGGAGTTTTACGATGTCAATATTTACGTCTTTAAAATAGTCCTCATATCAATGCCTCTGATGACACTGATAATGAATGTGATGGTTGTCGTCATATTATTCTATGGAGCATATGATGCAATAAGCGGGTCAATCCTTACCGGAGACATCATAGCATTCATTCAATATGCAACACAAATCGTCACATCATTTTTAATGATAGGAGCATTTTTCATCATCCTTCCAAGGATACTTGTTTCCGCAAGACGTATCAATGAAGTTCTAACAACCGAACTGACAATAACCGACGGTGATTTGACTGAAATTTCACCAAATTCATCTATTGAATTTAAAAACGTATGCTACAAATATCCTGGAAGTGAAAAGGAAACTTTAAAAGACATTAACTTCAGACTGAAACCAGGAAAAACCACTGCAATCATTGGAGGAACAGGAAGCGGAAAGTCAACCATATTAAATCTCATACCAAGACTGCAGGACCCTACTTCAGGCGAAATTCTAATTGACGGTGAAAACATCAAAAACTTCAAGCTGAAAAATCTAAGGGAAAAAATCAGCTTTACTCCTCAAAAGGCCATTCTGTTTCAGGGAACAGTTAAATCCAACCTGCAGACCGGAAAAAACAATGCAACAGATGATGAAATTAACCATGCATTAAGCCTTGCACAGGTCGATTTTGTAGAAAACCTTGATGAAGAGGTAACACAGGGAGGTTCCAATTTTTCAGGCGGTCAAAAACAGCGCCTTTCAATAGCCAGAGCCATTATAGGCAAACATGAATTTTACCTCTTTGACGACTGCTTTTCAGCTCTTGACATGAATACCGAGCGTAAAATCAAAGAAAATCTGAAAAATTTAAAAGAATCATCTGTTCTAATCGTTTCACAGAGAATTTCAACAATAATGGATGCCGATGAGATACTTGTAATAGATAACGGAGAGATAGTCGACAGAGGAACCCACACTACACTGGTTGAAAACTCCGATATTTACAGAGAAATCGCCAACACACAGATTGACAGCATGGAGGCAGCATTATGAGTCCAAGACCAATTCGAAGAAAGCCTCCGGAAAAGCCTGTTGATAATAAAAAAGCGATTAAAAACATTCTGTCATTACTTGCAGACCATAAGTTCAAACTGATAGTAAGCATAGTCTGTGCCATACTTTCAACGCTTTTCACGATTATAGCTCCGATGATGATAGGTCAGGCAACTACAATAATCTATGACGGAATCCAAAACATGATTCATCATACAGGTTCTGTTGACATTGCAGGTTTATACAACATCCTGATAATCGTAACAGCCCTTTATGTAATAAGTTCAGTGTTTTCCTACCTGCAAAGCTATCTTTTAATAAGGATATCAACTAAAATCAGCTATGATTTAAGGGAAAGGATGATGGAAAAGATTACCCATCTTCCAATGGATAAAGTTGATGAAAACAAAAGAGGAGACATTCTCTCAAGAATAACAAATGATGTCGATTCACTTCAAAATGGAATTACACAGTCATTCATTCAGCTGACCACTGCAGTAATTACTCTAGTCGGAGTATTCATAATGATGCTGTTCATCAATATCTGGATGACACTAGCTACAATTGTCCTTATTCCGATAGCATTTATAGTAATCAGGTTCATTACAAAATATTCCCAAAGCTATTTTTTAAAGCAGCTGGTTTACAAGGGTTCAATAAATGCTCAAATCGAGGAGACATTCACAGGTCATGACATCATACGTGCATTCAACCAGGAAGACATATCCATGGAAAAATTCGAAGAGGACAATGAAAAATGGTTTGACCAGGAATGGAAATCACAATTCTATTCCAGCCTTAACGGACCTCTGATGAACTTCATTTCCAATTTTGCATATGTGGTAATTGCTGTTCTGGGAGCGATATTTGCACTTCAAAGAGCAATTACTGTCGGTGACATTCTGGCATTTTTCCAATATGTCCAAAGCTTTACCAGACCAATTCAACAGATTACAAGAGTAATGCATCAGATTCAAACCGCAATGGCCGCATCTGAACGTATATTCGAATTTCTGGAATATGACAACGAGGCAAATCCATCAACTAAAGAGATTAGAGAAATCAGAGACGGAATCACCTTTGAAAACGTTACATTCGGATACACCTCAGATGAAAAAATACTGAAAGATTTATCATTTGATGTTAAAAAAGGTGAAAAGATAGCTATTGTAGGTGAAACCGGAGCGGGAAAAACCACAATCGTCAAGCTACTAATGAGATTTTATGACATAGATTCAGGTTCCATCAAAATAGACGGCGTCGACATTACAGAATATGACAAAAACTCTCTGCGCTCATTGATTGGAATGGTGCTGCAGGATTCCTGGCTATTTTCAGACACCATTGAAAGCAACATTCATTACGGTAACTTAAACTCTTCACATGACGATGTAGTTGAAGCATCAAAGCAGGCATATACAGATAACTTCATAAGACAGCTCCCCGAAGGCTACAACACCGTTTTAAATGAGGATACAGACAACATATCCCACGGACAAAAACAGCTTCTGACAATAGCTAGAACAATCATTTCCACAAAGGAAGTTCTGATTTTGGATGAAGCGACATCAAGCGTTGATACAAGAACTGAAAAGTTAATTCAAAAAGCAATGGACAAGCTGATGGAAAACAAGACCAGCTTCATTATTGCACACAGACTGTCCACCATCAGAAATGCTGATAAGATTATTGTGATTGAAAACGGCAAAATAATCGAACAGGGAAATCATGAAGAGCTTTTAGCCAAAAAAGGATATTATTACAATACTTTGAATACCCAATCCAAAGAGAATTCAATCTAAAAAAAAGTAAAAATATAAAAAAAGTAAACATAAATAATATATAAAGGTGAAAACTTGCAAAGAAAAACTAAAATTATATTGATTGCTGTTGTTTTGATAATACTTGCAGGACTAATCTTTTTACAACCCCACCATGAAACACAGGTAACAGGCAGCGTTTTGGGAAATACCACAAACGGTACTGTTGAAAAGTTCATTTATGGGGATGCAAATGCAGGTAAAACCATCGCATTGATTACAGGTATCCATCCAAGAGAACCTCTCTCAATCGATCCTGAAATTAAGGCAGCAAAAGAATATGTTAAAGACCATGGCGATGTTAAGATTATTCATTACCAGACAAATGTAACTAAAAATCCGCAGGATTACAATGAGGGAAGAGCAAACGGAGAAAAACTTATCCATGACTTTGTAAACCCTGATGTAGCCAAATCCGATGCAGATGCGGTAATTATCAGTCATTCACATATTGACAGTTACGGACAAGGATTTTATCTGGCAACACCTGAAATGGATAACGCATCCGTTGACATATCCAAAAAAATCAGTGAAAATAGTAACTTTAACTATTATCCTGTAACAGGTAATGAAACATACAAATCAACATCTGCAGTACTTGTTTCAAAACCGATAGCTCAGTCAGGACATCCTACTTTTGTGTATGAAATTCCGGAAAATATTACAGAACAGGATTCAACTGATAAAACAAAAGAATTATTTGATTTGATGGTAAAATACGCTTGCAGTTAAATACCATCTCCTATTTTTTTATCCAATAATGCAAGAATATTATTAAAATTGGAAAAGACAAAAGTTATGCTAAACGTTACAGTTATTCAATAAATCACCATCAGTGATGGAGCCATCTTTACTGCAGGTGCAGAGTTACAAAAGATGTTGATGGCAATACCCTTGTTGCAGGTGTTCCGCCAAAAGTTGTGAGAAAAGTGAATGAAAAATAAGTGTCAAATAAATAAATTTATAATCAATTAAATAAGTAGTTAATATTAAATCTATTTAAATTATGATAGCATTTTTTAAGATAATAAGTATTATGATTAAACTTAAATTAATTGAAATGAGTAATCTATATGGAGAGACAAAAATTTCTTAATTTCTCCAAATTATTAGAAATTACTACACATTTTAAATAGTTAACAAAACATAATTTTATTTAATTTAAAGGGATGTTTTTTATGTTAAATATAAATCAATGTTACTTGGATTTTGTTGATAAAATCTTAAAACAAGGAAAGGAAACTTATAAAGACTCAAATCACCATTTGGTTGAAAGTTTAGGAAATTTTTATATAATTGATGACCCATTTGATTTGAAATTCAGAGCCAAATATCAGCACTACACTCCTGAAATGCTATTGAGTGACATCAAATCAGGAAAATTTGATATGGAAGGTTGTCCGATTAAAAGTGATGCATTATATGAATATGTTAAATCCGCTGAAAACCCTGATGACCAGGGATTCGTATACACATATCCTAATCGTATTTATGCACATTTTGATGTTGACCAGTTCAACACAATGAAACAAAGGATTTTAACTGCAACCGGGTCAAACAGAGCAGTTGCCGTTACTATTGATCCTCAATTGGATGCAGACAGGGAAGACATTCCATGTCTACAGTTCCTGCAATGTCTTGTGCGTGAAAATGAGTTAACCATCCATTGCATATTCAGAAGCAACGATATTTTCGGTGCATTCTATTCAAACATGTTTTTCATTGCATATCTAGGATTGAAAATGAAAGAAGAAGTCAACAAGGAAATTGTTGGTGAAAAATTAAACTTCGGTGGAGTTCACTACCACTCAACCTCAGGCCATATCTATAACACTGATTTAAAAGCAGCCCGTAACTTAATAAAAGCAAATAAATAAGGTTATTTCAACCTTATTTAACTGTTATCTTTTTACTTATTTTTGCAGAACCATAACTGGCAGTTAAAGTGAATTTTCCAACTTTGGAATTGAGCTTTATTTTATATGTAGCTATTCCTTTTGAGTTGGTTTTAGCCTTGTATGTTTTTCCTTTGAATTTTACAGTAACATACTTGCTTTTTATGATTTTTCCCTTATTGTTAAGTAATTTAACAGTATAGGAGAATGTTCTTGATTTCTTAACAGTCCTGTCCTTTAAAATCAATGTAGGTTTTACTACCACCTTGTTGGATACCTTATAACCCTTATAATTGGCTGTGATAGTATAAGTTTTTGGATTTAAAGTGATTTTAAATGAAGCATAACCATTTGAATTGGTAGTTCTTGTGTATGTCTTGCCGTTTATTGTAAATGTCACTTTAACACCTTTTGCAACATTTCCGTTGTCATCATGTACTTTTACTTTATAACTTGATCCTGCACCATAATACATTGTCAATGGCTTATTTTCAGTTATACGGGCAACTACATTGATATTTTGAGTTTTAACTTCACCAGTTACAGGGTTTGTAACAGAAATTGTGTAACTTCCAACAGACAGGCCAATGTTAAAGTTTAAAACTCCACTAGCATTGGTTGAGTTTTGATATTCCTTATCATTGACAAGGATTTTAACGTTTTTATTTTTAACTACTTTTCCTTCACCGTCAAAGAGAACCGCAAGATAATTGGAGTTAAAAGTGTATTTTGTAATTTCAGGCAGGTTAATAGAAGATTGTACTGTGATTTTTTTAGCTAAACTGGTACGCATATATTTATCATTGCCTGCAAATGAAATATTGATATTATAATCTTCTGCATTTGCATTGAACTTGATTAATGCTACGCCTGATTTATTTGTAACTGCATTGAATGTTCTTCCATTGACTGACAGTGAAACTTTAGCATTGGCAATGATATTGTCAAACTCATCAGTTAAAGTGACCGGACAGTAGATATCCTTGTTGAAATGGAATGAATCTGTATTGAGAGTTATTATTGTTGATCTAGGATTAACCTTGAATTCCTGTTCGACATTATTTGAAGCGTATGCATAACTGTTCAGATTTGCTTTGATTAAATAATTGCCGGGAGCCACATCATTTAAAGTCAATATAGCCTGACCTTTATTTAATTTAATAATGTAATATTTGCCGTTTACGTAAATTTCAACATGATCATCAATTGCTTTTGAAACACCTGCAGTAATTATCAGAGAGTCCTTTACCATTTGAGGGCTTAAAGACAAGGCAGCATTGATTTTTGAAACATTAAGGGCAATGCTTTTTGATGAGGCAGAATAATAATAACCGTCAACATATCTGATTGAAACATCATTTATTCCAGTATTTTTAAATACATATTCAATGCTTGCAGCACCGTTTATCACTTCAACTTCCTTATGCTTATCAGGCAAATCAAAATAAACGGTACCTTCCTTTACAGGATTTCCATCAATATCTTTAACGGTACAGCTGATATTGACAGGATTGTTGACATTATAATCCTTCATATTGACATCCACATATGTATTTTTCAGACTGATTCTAGCATAAATTTCACTAGCATTTGAATTGTAAAGATATGATTCATCAGTATAGACTGCAGTTATTTTCATGTTTCCAACTTTTTTAAAGACATGAGTGATGTTTGCCAAACCGTTCTGCACGCCTGCAATGTAGTTAATTTCTTCAACTGTGAAAGTCACATTTCCCCTATTAATCCTGTTTCCAGACTCATCCACTACATTAGCGATAATTGTTACAGGATTGTATTGGCTGTCTGTAGTTATTTCAACAAAAGCATCATGAATTGAAACGGTAGTAGATTTATTGCTGGTGGACGGATTATAACAGTACAAATCATTGTATGTAGCGAAAATATCTTTTATACCGCTGGTTTTGAATATATGAGTCATACTGGCAATTCCCTCATTAACTCCAGCAGTATAATTTACGCCTTCAATATTGAAAGTAACCTTTCCGCTTTGTGCTGGATTTCCGTATTGGTCTTTAACATTAGCATTGACAACTACAGGATTTTGGATTGTTGAATCAGATAATGTTAACTCAACAGTTGTGTTGATTAACGGATTGCTTATTAATGTGAAATTACTTGATAAAACATAACCTGTTTCGCTGAATTTAGCAGCGAATCTGTTGATTCCATCTTTGATTATAGCGCCGTTGTATTTAGCAATTCCGTCTTTAATGGCAACAGTATTTGAAGCGCCAGCAATAGTGAAAACTACATTACCATAATTAACGATATTTCCATATTCATCGAAAACCCTTGCAACAACATCACATGAGGCAGTTCCAATATTTGTAAGACTTAAATCAATATGAGTATTAATAGGATTTAATATTGTAAACGCTTTAATGCAGGCTACCTGTGAAGCATAGGTGTGGTCTGGAAATGTCCATTCCAAATCATAGAAGTCAGTCCATTTTTTACCGTCATAACTGATGAATGAAATATTTTCATGATAGGTTTCCTGATTGAATGAAACTGCTTCAGCAATAGGTACACTTGCATTGGCATCAACTTTTACCTTAAATATAATTTCAAAAATATCGCCTTTTTTAACAGGAATAAATCGGCCCAGGTCTATTGTTTTATAACCTGGAGAGGATTCACCTGATTTTGATACTTTCAACACATTATTTACATAAACTGATAAATCCCATTTGCTTTGTTTTTCAAAAATTGTTGATGTGGCAGCCAGATATTCATCTGATTCTGATTTGAATTTGTTTTTATACCAAACAGTATCGCTATAGTTATAGAAGTAATCAGATCTTCCCTGGACATCATACTGGTAAATCTTGTCGTATTTTATTGTATCATTTAGAATAAAAACATATGAACTAAACTTTCCTGGCTGTGCACATCTGGTATCATAATATGAAACATAGTAGAATCCGTTATCTCCAGAACTGGAACCATAACTGTTTTTGATAATCCATGCCCCGTCTCCAGGAGGAGTATTTTTAAAGTTATCCTTACTGTAATTATCATCCCATCCAACAATTGCAACAGCATGGTTTGATGTGCTTTGACCGGAGTAATAATGATTATATTTATTTTTTAGATTGGCACTGCTCCAGTAGATACTGGTTGAAACAGCACCATAATCCATTATTGCCCTTTTGATTGCATCATTATCAGTGTAGTTATCTCTTGATAAAAGTCCAATATTTTGAATGTGAATGGAAGCTGGTAACAATGGAGATAACAGTGATTTTGGATTGTAAACATCCATACTTTCATTGACCGGCCCTAACCATCCGGCAAAATATCCTAAGGCCATTTTGTCATATCCTCCAACATTGGTTTCCATTGACCATCCGTAAGAGGAATATTTTGACATTATGTTTTTAATGTTTTCTTCTGATAAATCAAGCTCAATACCTGTTGATTTTAAAATGGAAGATTCTAAAGCAGCCAATGCAGAAAAAGCCCAACAGTTTCCACCATTTCCCTGAGTTTTAACAGAAGAAACCTGGCCTAAATCCCTTAAATTGTAATAGGAAGGCAAAACATCTACAGGAGATGAATTTAACTTATATATTACACCATAATTATTGTTAAAGGTCATGTTCAGTTCACGGGCAACATATGCATCATTATTAATGAACTTATTTTTTAAAGCCTCATCATAAAGAGAATCATAGTAAAAATCACTTAAAAGAGAAAATACCGCATCACCTTCAATTGCATTATTGTCAATGAAATTGTTATGGTTTATTCTGAAATCTTCAACACCATCGGCAAATATCGCACCACCATAACTTGCAGAATTGTTAATTAATGTAGAACCTATTATAGAAAAGCTATTATAAATACTGTATATGACTCCACCATAGTATTTTGCCTTATTATTTTTGGCTGTTAAATTATTGATGTTTAATTTTGAGTTTACGGAAAGAATTGCTCCACCAATAGTTGCAGAACAGTTGCTTATCTGGAGATTTTTGGCAATCAGCTCAGAGTTTTCAAGATAAATTGCTCCTCCTTCATCCTCTTTAGAGCAGTCATTGATGAATCGGGAGTTATCAATTTCAATGACAGCACCATTTTCAGCGGAAACTGCACCACCCCATGAAACTGCATTATTATCCTTTAATAATGAATCAATGAGGGTTAATTTACCTCCATTCATAGAAATGGCTCCTCCAATATTGGCAGAATTGCCAATTAATGAGCAGTTTGTCAGCACCACATTGGACTGTGAAGAGATCACATTATTTGAAGAGGATAAAAATCCTGTAAAAATTGTATTTGTTGCAGTTAAATTGTTTAATGAAGCACTTACCCCTAAATTATACAAGGTTAAATTAGATAATGTCAAAGATCCTCTTAAATTAAATCCAATACCATTAAAAGAGACTATGGTCTTTTCGGGATTTGTTCCTCTGATTGTAACATTATTTGTATAACTGACAGAATCCAACTCATACTCACCATCGGCTAAATGGATAACTGAATTATCATGTATTCTATTTGAGTATAATGTTTTGTAAGGATTATAAATTGATCCATTACCGTTATCATTTTCAATATTTGCATCGAAATAATAATCATCAGATACTGAATCTGCACTGATGACACTTGTATCATTATCCATTGCAAAGCTTGCAGGGATAAAAATCAATAAACAGATTAATGAAAACAAAAATGCTAATCTAATTTTATTCAATAATACTCCTCCATTTAAACAATTTACATACGACAAATTATAAAATCGTTTAGATTAGTATTATATTATAAAATCCTCATATAAATAATGATTGTTTGAAAAATAGTTGGAAAAAAAGATTTTTAATATTTTAAAAAAATTAGTAGGGGGAGTTTATAAACTCCCAAAATTTTTAATTTTATTTTTTACGTATTCTTATAGGTATAATAGCAAGGATAACCAATAACAACAGGATTATTGGGTTTCCAGTCTCGTGTTTATCTACAAAGTGTTCTACAGTTTCCTTAGGAACAGGTTCAGGAACCGGTTTAGGAGTAGGTTTTGGAGTAGGATGAGGAGTTGGTTTTGTTTTATTAACAATCTCAATATCGCTACTATTTGTTACATTACTAGTCATATTAGATCCTGCAATAACCACATTTGTCACATTACCTGCAATTGTAGCAGCAAATACTACAGTAAAGCTAGCAGATTTTTGTGGAGCTAAACTACCAGCATAGACAAATTTATCTCCTACTTTAGTCCAGCCGTCACCTTTAAAGCTGACGAATTTCAATCCTTTTGGAGCTTTTTCAATTACGAATATGCCTCCAAGGTCACAATTACCAGTATTTTTAACAGTAATTGTATAT
Protein-coding sequences here:
- a CDS encoding DUF169 domain-containing protein; the protein is MQSIISQELEMKFPPIVLLKSDTKPEGAFGPKTENGGCVMSFVAQTIAKRKTTYFGREHITCGGISVGFGWGSGMANEDAIDFQATFLSLGVESAPDRAEYEDRLEKMPKPTREMFRHGERIYCDFDTAKESIKSRPVYDEGQYVIFKGIENLTEDEIPKSVIFTVNPIELTALLQINSSFRDNNACILTPQASACQAIGNFVFREAESDDPKPILGPIDFAGRSKMKHFIPNDYMTVSMPWELFLKLEEVGQNSVLQTDLWKKFK
- a CDS encoding ABC transporter ATP-binding protein; translation: MKKLISPMKNKIGYIFAIFLFLLVQVYCDLTLPQYTANIVNTGIQNTDFNYIAAIGEMMLLMVAISALATIAVSYFSSRVSSGYAKDLRKIVYSKVLKFSNHELNEISRSSLITRSTNDINQLQSILGMIFTTLIFAPMLGVGSIIKAFELGTDLSWIIAVTFITVIIVLIVIMVKVIPYFKITQEIIDKINKTSREILIGIPVIKAFVRQDYEEAKFQKINREFYDVNIYVFKIVLISMPLMTLIMNVMVVVILFYGAYDAISGSILTGDIIAFIQYATQIVTSFLMIGAFFIILPRILVSARRINEVLTTELTITDGDLTEISPNSSIEFKNVCYKYPGSEKETLKDINFRLKPGKTTAIIGGTGSGKSTILNLIPRLQDPTSGEILIDGENIKNFKLKNLREKISFTPQKAILFQGTVKSNLQTGKNNATDDEINHALSLAQVDFVENLDEEVTQGGSNFSGGQKQRLSIARAIIGKHEFYLFDDCFSALDMNTERKIKENLKNLKESSVLIVSQRISTIMDADEILVIDNGEIVDRGTHTTLVENSDIYREIANTQIDSMEAAL
- a CDS encoding thymidylate synthase; translation: MLNINQCYLDFVDKILKQGKETYKDSNHHLVESLGNFYIIDDPFDLKFRAKYQHYTPEMLLSDIKSGKFDMEGCPIKSDALYEYVKSAENPDDQGFVYTYPNRIYAHFDVDQFNTMKQRILTATGSNRAVAVTIDPQLDADREDIPCLQFLQCLVRENELTIHCIFRSNDIFGAFYSNMFFIAYLGLKMKEEVNKEIVGEKLNFGGVHYHSTSGHIYNTDLKAARNLIKANK
- a CDS encoding ABC transporter ATP-binding protein translates to MSPRPIRRKPPEKPVDNKKAIKNILSLLADHKFKLIVSIVCAILSTLFTIIAPMMIGQATTIIYDGIQNMIHHTGSVDIAGLYNILIIVTALYVISSVFSYLQSYLLIRISTKISYDLRERMMEKITHLPMDKVDENKRGDILSRITNDVDSLQNGITQSFIQLTTAVITLVGVFIMMLFINIWMTLATIVLIPIAFIVIRFITKYSQSYFLKQLVYKGSINAQIEETFTGHDIIRAFNQEDISMEKFEEDNEKWFDQEWKSQFYSSLNGPLMNFISNFAYVVIAVLGAIFALQRAITVGDILAFFQYVQSFTRPIQQITRVMHQIQTAMAASERIFEFLEYDNEANPSTKEIREIRDGITFENVTFGYTSDEKILKDLSFDVKKGEKIAIVGETGAGKTTIVKLLMRFYDIDSGSIKIDGVDITEYDKNSLRSLIGMVLQDSWLFSDTIESNIHYGNLNSSHDDVVEASKQAYTDNFIRQLPEGYNTVLNEDTDNISHGQKQLLTIARTIISTKEVLILDEATSSVDTRTEKLIQKAMDKLMENKTSFIIAHRLSTIRNADKIIVIENGKIIEQGNHEELLAKKGYYYNTLNTQSKENSI
- a CDS encoding C1 family peptidase, whose protein sequence is MNKIRLAFLFSLICLLIFIPASFAMDNDTSVISADSVSDDYYFDANIENDNGNGSIYNPYKTLYSNRIHDNSVIHLADGEYELDSVSYTNNVTIRGTNPEKTIVSFNGIGFNLRGSLTLSNLTLYNLGVSASLNNLTATNTIFTGFLSSSNNVISSQSNVVLTNCSLIGNSANIGGAISMNGGKLTLIDSLLKDNNAVSWGGAVSAENGAVIEIDNSRFINDCSKEDEGGAIYLENSELIAKNLQISNCSATIGGAILSVNSKLNINNLTAKNNKAKYYGGVIYSIYNSFSIIGSTLINNSASYGGAIFADGVEDFRINHNNFIDNNAIEGDAVFSLLSDFYYDSLYDEALKNKFINNDAYVARELNMTFNNNYGVIYKLNSSPVDVLPSYYNLRDLGQVSSVKTQGNGGNCWAFSALAALESSILKSTGIELDLSEENIKNIMSKYSSYGWSMETNVGGYDKMALGYFAGWLGPVNESMDVYNPKSLLSPLLPASIHIQNIGLLSRDNYTDNDAIKRAIMDYGAVSTSIYWSSANLKNKYNHYYSGQSTSNHAVAIVGWDDNYSKDNFKNTPPGDGAWIIKNSYGSSSGDNGFYYVSYYDTRCAQPGKFSSYVFILNDTIKYDKIYQYDVQGRSDYFYNYSDTVWYKNKFKSESDEYLAATSTIFEKQSKWDLSVYVNNVLKVSKSGESSPGYKTIDLGRFIPVKKGDIFEIIFKVKVDANASVPIAEAVSFNQETYHENISFISYDGKKWTDFYDLEWTFPDHTYASQVACIKAFTILNPINTHIDLSLTNIGTASCDVVARVFDEYGNIVNYGNVVFTIAGASNTVAIKDGIAKYNGAIIKDGINRFAAKFSETGYVLSSNFTLISNPLINTTVELTLSDSTIQNPVVVNANVKDQYGNPAQSGKVTFNIEGVNYTAGVNEGIASMTHIFKTSGIKDIFATYNDLYCYNPSTSNKSTTVSIHDAFVEITTDSQYNPVTIIANVVDESGNRINRGNVTFTVEEINYIAGVQNGLANITHVFKKVGNMKITAVYTDESYLYNSNASEIYARISLKNTYVDVNMKDYNVNNPVNISCTVKDIDGNPVKEGTVYFDLPDKHKEVEVINGAASIEYVFKNTGINDVSIRYVDGYYYSASSKSIALNVSKINAALSLSPQMVKDSLIITAGVSKAIDDHVEIYVNGKYYIIKLNKGQAILTLNDVAPGNYLIKANLNSYAYASNNVEQEFKVNPRSTIITLNTDSFHFNKDIYCPVTLTDEFDNIIANAKVSLSVNGRTFNAVTNKSGVALIKFNANAEDYNINISFAGNDKYMRTSLAKKITVQSSINLPEITKYTFNSNYLAVLFDGEGKVVKNKNVKILVNDKEYQNSTNASGVLNFNIGLSVGSYTISVTNPVTGEVKTQNINVVARITENKPLTMYYGAGSSYKVKVHDDNGNVAKGVKVTFTINGKTYTRTTNSNGYASFKITLNPKTYTITANYKGYKVSNKVVVKPTLILKDRTVKKSRTFSYTVKLLNNKGKIIKSKYVTVKFKGKTYKAKTNSKGIATYKIKLNSKVGKFTLTASYGSAKISKKITVK